A portion of the Bacillus sp. es.034 genome contains these proteins:
- a CDS encoding SDR family oxidoreductase translates to MNTALITGGGSGLGKELGKLLSQQGYHIFLLGRTEDRLKEAGTEIENIGGQVSFVTLDIRSAHDIHQFSRNHLNDLNVELLIHNAGVGYFGPFEDSSDDELISMFETNALGPIRLTKALLPQLEQESTIINIISTAGLRGKKNESLYVASKFALRGFGESLQREYEATDLRIVNAYMGGMDTPFWENSDHISDTSRLRSPKEVAETIVNEYQEKDEIVIESKK, encoded by the coding sequence ATGAATACAGCCCTCATTACAGGCGGAGGCTCAGGCCTCGGGAAAGAATTGGGGAAGCTCCTTAGCCAGCAAGGATATCATATCTTCCTGCTGGGTCGAACAGAAGACCGTTTAAAGGAAGCTGGAACAGAAATTGAAAACATTGGCGGACAGGTTTCATTTGTCACGTTGGATATACGCTCAGCTCATGACATTCATCAATTCAGCAGGAATCACCTTAATGATCTTAATGTTGAATTACTCATACATAACGCAGGCGTGGGCTATTTCGGTCCTTTCGAGGATTCAAGTGACGATGAGTTGATCAGTATGTTTGAAACCAATGCCCTAGGGCCAATCCGGTTAACGAAGGCACTGCTGCCTCAACTGGAGCAGGAAAGCACGATCATCAATATCATCTCTACTGCCGGCCTCAGAGGAAAGAAAAACGAGTCCCTATATGTAGCAAGCAAATTCGCTCTGAGAGGTTTCGGGGAAAGCCTTCAAAGGGAATACGAAGCCACGGACCTTCGCATCGTGAATGCTTATATGGGTGGAATGGATACTCCATTCTGGGAAAACAGTGATCATATTAGTGACACGTCAAGGCTTCGCTCTCCTAAAGAAGTAGCAGAGACGATCGTAAATGAATATCAGGAAAAAGATGAAATCGTCATCGAATCAAAAAAATAA
- a CDS encoding YfhD family protein: MGRSRGHSKRGNKNSLPQTPAQLKSDGVDEEFSRELADQADMEAQARANSANQRTRVKKNQ; this comes from the coding sequence TTGGGAAGATCACGCGGCCATAGCAAAAGAGGAAACAAAAACAGCCTGCCACAAACACCCGCTCAGCTCAAATCTGACGGTGTTGACGAAGAGTTCTCACGAGAACTTGCCGACCAGGCAGATATGGAAGCACAAGCCCGGGCGAACTCTGCAAACCAGCGGACACGGGTGAAGAAAAACCAATAG
- a CDS encoding TetR/AcrR family transcriptional regulator → MKNWIPVPGSKKETIIRLALEQFKEKGYEGVNIKDLAKEANMTTGVIYHHFGSKAQLYTVIRHDVEQRIIDRMEGAADTVIDPVRKLETALLAGLDATIKLNVCLLLSEENPHSIDKIEEFVLHLLEETITGLEFIVLPSWRSILEAVENNKIDQDHGRKLLIWLFHKKM, encoded by the coding sequence ATGAAAAATTGGATACCTGTACCAGGAAGTAAAAAGGAAACGATTATCAGATTAGCACTGGAACAATTTAAAGAGAAAGGGTATGAGGGGGTCAATATCAAGGATTTAGCGAAGGAGGCGAATATGACGACCGGGGTGATTTATCATCATTTTGGTTCGAAAGCACAGTTATATACTGTGATCAGACATGATGTTGAACAGCGAATTATAGACCGGATGGAAGGGGCAGCAGACACCGTCATCGATCCCGTCAGAAAACTAGAAACTGCCTTGTTAGCAGGGCTCGATGCCACCATTAAGTTAAACGTTTGCCTACTATTAAGTGAGGAAAATCCCCATTCAATTGATAAAATAGAAGAATTTGTACTTCATCTTCTTGAAGAAACCATCACAGGACTGGAATTCATTGTCCTTCCTTCCTGGCGTTCTATATTAGAAGCTGTAGAAAATAATAAAATTGACCAAGATCATGGAAGGAAGCTATTAATATGGCTTTTTCACAAAAAGATGTAA
- a CDS encoding AarF/UbiB family protein, whose product MMKSENKLWRMWKVLSLALSIVVRVYWYRLRGKSQWEKEKLWEQIGKEFKETLFELNGVLIKVGQLLSIREDLLPKGFINQIQDLVDHVPPSPWEKIESVLEREWDATVTTKVKSIDQEAIASASIGEVYKATLLDGTQAAIKVQRPEIPSLVKTDFRTLSIIIWFARHFAPMPKGFINFKMLYRELKQVIEQELDFSKEMNTAITFKQRFKDHANVKIPTMYPELCTDKVLVMEWVDGVRLNDRKAIELYGLNGQKLAQELFRLFLPQWLEPGFFHADPHAGNILLQPDGTFVLLDYGMIGEISKRDSAHFQDLLEGVLLKNFRKASEALAELGFLLPDASPKTIEPVLKEFVTLDMEQFKQMDLISVKKEINEMVKSLPVQVPTRFIFLGRSFATIEGLVHTLSPNEETLDVVKPAFMDWVKDGNTNKWELLMKWISAQPLFQTVQKVRQLLDIPEKALEQKDHHQLNGFQFKLFESQKKQAFVLLLAGCIGGFTGLALGMELIWQGGFALAGFGVAGYWVIATRQRKWLKKLKNGQLH is encoded by the coding sequence ATGATGAAGTCAGAGAACAAGCTTTGGAGAATGTGGAAGGTATTATCACTCGCCTTATCGATCGTGGTCAGGGTCTACTGGTACCGGCTGCGGGGTAAGTCCCAATGGGAAAAAGAAAAGCTTTGGGAACAAATCGGGAAAGAGTTTAAGGAAACCCTTTTTGAACTGAATGGCGTGTTGATCAAAGTTGGACAACTGTTAAGTATACGGGAGGATCTGCTTCCGAAAGGGTTCATCAATCAAATTCAGGACTTGGTTGACCATGTACCTCCTTCACCTTGGGAGAAAATTGAATCGGTTCTTGAACGGGAATGGGATGCTACCGTTACTACCAAAGTCAAGAGCATCGACCAGGAAGCCATCGCTTCCGCTTCCATCGGGGAAGTGTACAAAGCGACACTGCTTGATGGCACGCAAGCGGCCATCAAAGTGCAGCGACCGGAGATCCCTTCACTTGTGAAGACTGATTTCCGCACGTTGTCCATCATCATCTGGTTTGCCCGGCATTTTGCTCCCATGCCAAAAGGGTTCATTAATTTTAAGATGCTATATAGAGAATTGAAACAGGTCATCGAGCAGGAGCTCGACTTTTCCAAAGAAATGAATACTGCCATTACTTTTAAACAGAGGTTTAAAGATCATGCCAATGTGAAGATCCCGACTATGTACCCTGAGCTCTGTACAGATAAAGTATTGGTGATGGAATGGGTCGATGGGGTTCGATTGAATGACAGGAAAGCGATTGAGTTGTATGGACTGAATGGCCAGAAGCTTGCACAGGAACTATTCCGACTCTTCCTCCCTCAGTGGCTCGAGCCCGGGTTCTTCCATGCCGATCCCCATGCCGGGAACATCCTGCTTCAGCCGGACGGTACTTTCGTTTTATTGGATTACGGAATGATCGGGGAAATTTCAAAAAGGGATTCAGCCCATTTCCAAGATCTCCTCGAAGGGGTTCTTCTAAAGAATTTCCGGAAAGCATCGGAAGCCCTTGCCGAATTGGGGTTCCTGCTTCCAGACGCCAGTCCGAAGACGATTGAGCCTGTGCTAAAGGAATTTGTCACTCTGGACATGGAGCAGTTTAAACAAATGGACCTGATATCAGTAAAGAAGGAAATCAACGAAATGGTGAAATCACTTCCTGTGCAGGTTCCGACCCGCTTTATCTTTTTAGGGCGATCCTTCGCCACCATTGAAGGGCTTGTTCACACTTTGAGCCCGAATGAGGAAACCCTTGATGTCGTTAAACCTGCCTTTATGGATTGGGTGAAAGATGGGAACACGAACAAATGGGAGCTTCTTATGAAATGGATCAGCGCCCAACCTCTTTTTCAGACCGTTCAGAAAGTACGGCAGTTGTTGGATATACCGGAAAAAGCACTGGAACAAAAGGATCACCATCAGCTAAACGGGTTTCAATTTAAACTATTCGAAAGTCAAAAGAAGCAGGCTTTTGTCCTTTTGCTTGCAGGGTGCATCGGGGGATTCACAGGACTTGCGCTCGGTATGGAGCTCATCTGGCAAGGAGGCTTTGCACTTGCAGGATTCGGTGTTGCCGGGTACTGGGTTATTGCCACAAGGCAAAGAAAATGGTTGAAGAAATTGAAGAATGGTCAACTGCATTGA
- a CDS encoding CBO0543 family protein translates to MYLILIVVVYLLFAKFFIDWKRWKDYYPTVQFYIICNLTYNVIFYNHSLWEYKAVTLDWLNHTMIDFVFTFFIIPVVIMIYLRYFPYRKKKIIYVSSWIVYFTFLEYLFHKKGLFLYENGWNLGWSAVFNIIMFTILGLHHKKPLLALILSVPIIGILLLIFHPSFHELK, encoded by the coding sequence ATGTACCTCATACTGATTGTTGTCGTCTATTTACTTTTCGCAAAGTTCTTTATTGATTGGAAACGCTGGAAGGATTATTATCCAACGGTGCAATTTTATATTATCTGTAACCTCACGTATAACGTGATTTTTTATAATCACAGTCTATGGGAGTATAAGGCCGTGACGTTAGACTGGCTGAATCATACGATGATCGATTTTGTTTTTACCTTCTTCATCATTCCAGTGGTGATCATGATCTATCTCCGTTATTTCCCCTATCGGAAAAAGAAGATTATTTACGTCTCAAGCTGGATCGTGTACTTTACATTTCTCGAGTACTTATTTCATAAAAAAGGGCTTTTCCTTTATGAAAATGGCTGGAATTTAGGATGGTCTGCTGTATTTAACATCATCATGTTTACCATTTTGGGGTTGCATCACAAAAAACCCCTGCTTGCACTCATCCTTTCTGTTCCCATCATCGGTATCCTTCTGTTGATCTTCCATCCATCTTTTCATGAATTAAAGTGA
- a CDS encoding VOC family protein, producing the protein MKLAFLCHPVTDLRKLLNYYRDTLGFEEAWREGDHTIALRLPGTDIQLMIENDEPELGPGGIFIVDSVDEYYEQHQEKLHFIKTPCDIPPGRYAIYQDDSENLIRIIDLSRES; encoded by the coding sequence ATGAAACTGGCATTTCTGTGTCATCCTGTAACTGATTTAAGAAAATTACTCAATTATTATCGTGACACTTTAGGCTTTGAAGAAGCTTGGAGAGAAGGAGATCATACGATTGCCCTTAGGCTGCCGGGTACGGATATTCAACTAATGATTGAAAATGATGAGCCGGAATTAGGACCAGGCGGAATTTTTATCGTAGACAGCGTGGATGAATATTATGAACAACATCAGGAAAAGCTCCATTTCATTAAAACTCCATGTGATATCCCACCAGGAAGATATGCCATATATCAAGATGATAGTGAAAATTTAATCCGGATCATTGATTTGAGTCGAGAGAGTTAA
- a CDS encoding TIGR01777 family oxidoreductase translates to MKIAITGGTGFVGKALTEELLNHQHEVMILTRNPDKYNARPGVTYVKWLSDGARPEEELEGIHSFINLAGESINSGRWTEERKKRIINSRINSTREVINIIKALKEKPACLINASAIGYYPSSKTNTYTESSTETADNFLGETVQIWEKEAAKATQIGIRVAFTRFGIILGKEEGALPRIALPYKMFVGGTVGSGEQWMAWVHIKDIARAVHFVAETEGIAGPVNVTAPSPVTMKEFGKTLGTVIERPHWIPVPSLALKVAMGEMSALVLEGQRVLPAVLSEHGFQFQFPELKSALMDIYK, encoded by the coding sequence ATGAAGATTGCCATAACAGGTGGAACAGGTTTTGTCGGCAAGGCTCTGACTGAAGAACTTCTCAACCACCAACATGAAGTGATGATCCTGACCCGAAATCCGGATAAATACAATGCTCGGCCAGGTGTGACGTATGTGAAATGGCTATCCGATGGGGCAAGACCCGAAGAGGAGCTCGAAGGAATTCACTCCTTCATTAATCTTGCGGGAGAGTCCATCAATAGCGGAAGATGGACCGAAGAACGCAAGAAACGGATCATCAACAGCCGGATCAACTCAACCCGGGAAGTCATCAATATCATAAAAGCATTGAAAGAGAAGCCCGCCTGCCTTATCAATGCAAGCGCAATCGGCTATTACCCCTCTTCCAAGACGAATACGTATACGGAATCCTCAACCGAAACTGCAGACAATTTCCTGGGAGAAACCGTTCAAATATGGGAAAAGGAGGCAGCCAAAGCCACCCAAATCGGCATTAGGGTAGCCTTTACGCGATTCGGCATCATTCTCGGCAAGGAGGAAGGCGCCCTTCCACGGATCGCCCTTCCCTATAAAATGTTTGTCGGGGGGACTGTTGGGTCTGGTGAACAGTGGATGGCGTGGGTTCATATTAAAGATATTGCGCGGGCCGTGCATTTTGTAGCCGAAACAGAGGGGATTGCAGGACCTGTTAATGTCACCGCTCCTTCTCCCGTCACTATGAAAGAATTCGGAAAAACACTCGGGACAGTCATTGAGAGACCCCACTGGATACCGGTCCCATCCCTTGCTTTAAAAGTGGCGATGGGTGAAATGAGCGCACTCGTACTGGAAGGACAAAGAGTCTTACCGGCTGTCCTCTCAGAACACGGTTTTCAATTTCAATTTCCGGAATTGAAAAGTGCCCTCATGGATATTTATAAGTAA
- a CDS encoding small, acid-soluble spore protein K has translation MRNKSTGFPNMNNNKFEGEPRAKAEYASKRANGTINTHPQERMKSSGQRDHDSL, from the coding sequence ATGCGAAATAAATCGACAGGGTTCCCCAACATGAACAACAATAAATTTGAAGGTGAACCGAGAGCAAAGGCGGAATATGCATCTAAAAGGGCTAACGGCACCATCAACACCCATCCTCAAGAACGCATGAAATCTTCTGGACAAAGAGATCACGACTCACTTTAA
- a CDS encoding YfhE family protein — translation MDNKKKKDKNKSVLSSAQEVTYSREFKAADRAGGFSSKAHR, via the coding sequence ATGGATAATAAGAAAAAGAAAGACAAAAACAAGTCGGTTCTATCAAGTGCTCAGGAAGTAACGTACTCAAGGGAGTTCAAAGCAGCAGATCGTGCAGGCGGTTTCAGTTCCAAAGCCCACAGATAG
- a CDS encoding MGMT family protein translates to MKPFTERAVNIIANIPPGKVMTYGQIAELAGSPRAARQVVRILHSMSEKYKLPWHRVLNSKGEIGFLDEEQKMTQRLSLEAEGVHFIGNNRIELGEYQYHPES, encoded by the coding sequence ATGAAGCCGTTTACCGAACGAGCGGTGAACATCATAGCCAATATTCCTCCGGGAAAGGTCATGACATACGGACAAATTGCGGAGCTGGCGGGTAGCCCCAGGGCTGCAAGGCAGGTGGTGAGGATTCTACACTCCATGAGTGAAAAGTATAAACTCCCCTGGCACAGGGTTCTAAATAGCAAAGGGGAAATCGGATTTCTTGATGAGGAGCAAAAAATGACCCAAAGGCTGTCCCTGGAAGCGGAAGGGGTCCACTTTATAGGAAATAACCGGATTGAACTGGGGGAGTATCAGTATCACCCTGAATCATAG
- a CDS encoding YfhJ family protein has translation MESTFHELTQLLIEKNNKLSYEKARTWIELVWEDFEATYAKAGYDYKGKAVTEKVVRQWVNTYGEHIHEFAAQNPKYKHLIDDKEDDGLVH, from the coding sequence ATGGAGTCAACATTCCACGAATTAACACAATTGCTAATTGAAAAAAATAATAAGCTTTCGTATGAAAAAGCGAGGACTTGGATTGAACTTGTATGGGAAGATTTCGAAGCGACATACGCGAAAGCAGGTTACGATTACAAAGGAAAAGCAGTGACGGAGAAAGTCGTCCGACAATGGGTCAATACATACGGTGAGCACATCCATGAATTCGCTGCACAAAACCCGAAATACAAACATCTGATTGATGATAAAGAAGATGATGGTTTAGTACATTAA
- the recX gene encoding recombination regulator RecX: MGKITKITKQVKNDERYNLFIDGKYSFSVDEAVLAKFQLRKGLEVDELEISELQYEDDVKKAFNKAIQYLAYRMRTEKEIRDHLQEGDPEEGVIQEVIHKLNEIKYINDLEFAHAFVGTQMNTADKGPTWIRGELRRKGVGDSHIEEALAAFTQEKQVEKAVALTEKLLHKYRKDSKMIAKQKVEQNMMRKGYPGSVMKIVWETVESERDDDERWDAVYHQGLKAHRKLSSKYDGYEYVQKMKQTLYRKGFSMEDIERLLEELKENEE, translated from the coding sequence ATGGGTAAGATTACGAAAATAACGAAGCAAGTGAAGAACGATGAGCGTTACAATTTATTTATAGATGGAAAATATTCTTTCAGTGTCGATGAAGCGGTGCTTGCTAAGTTTCAGCTCAGAAAAGGGCTGGAGGTGGATGAGCTCGAAATTTCGGAGCTCCAATATGAAGACGATGTCAAAAAAGCATTTAATAAAGCCATTCAATATCTGGCTTACCGGATGAGAACGGAAAAGGAAATCCGTGATCACCTCCAGGAAGGAGACCCGGAGGAAGGGGTCATTCAGGAAGTCATTCATAAATTAAATGAGATTAAATACATCAATGATTTAGAATTCGCCCACGCGTTTGTCGGTACCCAGATGAATACGGCTGACAAGGGCCCGACTTGGATCCGTGGGGAATTAAGGAGAAAGGGCGTAGGGGATTCCCATATTGAAGAAGCCCTGGCCGCTTTCACACAAGAAAAGCAGGTAGAAAAAGCCGTCGCCCTGACAGAAAAGCTCCTTCATAAATATCGTAAAGATTCCAAGATGATTGCCAAGCAGAAGGTTGAACAAAACATGATGAGGAAAGGGTATCCGGGCTCAGTCATGAAAATCGTATGGGAAACGGTCGAATCCGAACGGGATGATGATGAGAGATGGGATGCGGTTTATCATCAGGGGTTGAAGGCACACAGAAAACTCAGTTCAAAATATGATGGATATGAGTATGTACAGAAAATGAAACAAACGCTGTATCGAAAAGGATTTTCAATGGAAGACATTGAAAGGCTGTTGGAAGAATTAAAAGAAAATGAAGAGTGA
- a CDS encoding metal-dependent hydrolase — protein sequence MDTGTHIVMGFALGGLATLDPVVAESAATSQSVLVAAVIGSQIPDIDTVLKLRNNAVYIRHHRGATHSIPAVVLWPLLIVACLYPFFPGADLLHLWIWTFVAVFLHVFVDIFNAYGTQAIRPISSKWVALGVINTFDAIIFAIHVVGLILWGLGLPPGKTFLVMYIVIFAYYVLRFQVQKAVKNAVKRRIPQAEKIIVSPTIRFFQWRLAIVTKEHYYVARAFRRSITIFDKFERVELPDSPIINAAKKDKNLAAFLSFSPVYRWEVDEYDDHYEVRFIDLRYRNDGHYPFVALVQLDKDLNIVSSYTGWVFSEEKLRSKVDIDILID from the coding sequence TTGGATACAGGCACTCATATCGTCATGGGCTTCGCTCTCGGGGGATTGGCCACATTAGATCCCGTCGTAGCTGAAAGCGCAGCCACTTCTCAAAGTGTGTTGGTCGCAGCCGTGATCGGCTCTCAAATTCCTGACATCGATACCGTATTGAAATTGCGTAATAATGCGGTTTATATTCGTCACCACCGGGGGGCGACCCACAGTATTCCTGCGGTCGTTCTCTGGCCACTCTTAATTGTTGCTTGTCTTTATCCTTTTTTTCCAGGTGCCGATTTGCTTCATCTATGGATTTGGACATTTGTGGCCGTATTCCTCCATGTATTTGTCGACATTTTCAACGCATATGGGACCCAGGCCATCAGGCCGATCTCGTCGAAATGGGTCGCTTTAGGAGTCATCAACACGTTTGATGCGATCATATTCGCCATACATGTAGTCGGATTGATTTTGTGGGGTCTGGGTTTACCTCCGGGAAAAACCTTTTTGGTCATGTACATTGTCATTTTTGCTTACTATGTATTGAGATTCCAGGTTCAAAAAGCCGTGAAAAATGCGGTGAAGCGAAGGATTCCCCAAGCTGAAAAGATCATCGTTTCACCGACGATCCGATTTTTCCAGTGGCGCCTTGCGATCGTTACGAAGGAGCATTATTATGTGGCACGGGCATTCAGGCGGTCGATCACGATCTTTGATAAATTCGAGCGCGTGGAACTACCTGACAGTCCGATCATCAACGCTGCGAAAAAAGATAAGAATCTGGCTGCCTTCCTCTCCTTTTCCCCTGTTTACCGCTGGGAAGTGGATGAGTACGATGACCATTATGAAGTCCGCTTCATCGATCTGCGATATCGAAATGACGGACATTACCCATTTGTGGCCCTTGTGCAGCTCGACAAAGACCTGAACATCGTCAGCTCCTACACAGGATGGGTCTTCAGCGAAGAAAAACTCCGCTCAAAAGTCGACATCGACATTTTAATTGATTAA
- a CDS encoding YpzG family protein: MANMKNNFYRNKYSSPFNKAFYNPKHAHSQANGQTTQTQDLIILENQTRKRS, encoded by the coding sequence ATGGCAAACATGAAAAACAACTTCTACCGAAATAAGTACAGCAGTCCATTTAACAAGGCATTCTACAATCCGAAGCATGCCCATTCTCAGGCAAATGGACAAACCACACAAACTCAAGACTTAATCATTCTGGAAAACCAGACACGTAAGCGTTCCTAG
- a CDS encoding YfhH family protein: protein MEQERRYSEMTEHELRQEIASLKEKARKAEQLGIVNEFAVLERKALMAQAYLMDPDAYKPGGIYGIEGDPGTYFKVDYLNGVFAWGYRLGGDGKEEALPISLLAAEKKERSVKRDGPRKI, encoded by the coding sequence ATGGAACAAGAGAGAAGATATAGTGAGATGACGGAGCATGAGTTGAGGCAGGAGATTGCTTCGTTGAAGGAGAAGGCCAGAAAGGCTGAGCAGTTGGGGATTGTGAATGAGTTTGCTGTATTGGAGCGAAAGGCCCTTATGGCGCAGGCTTATCTGATGGATCCAGATGCTTATAAGCCTGGCGGGATTTATGGGATTGAAGGAGATCCGGGCACTTATTTCAAAGTGGACTATCTGAATGGAGTATTCGCCTGGGGATATCGCCTTGGGGGAGACGGAAAAGAAGAAGCTTTACCCATTTCCCTTTTAGCAGCAGAAAAAAAAGAGAGGTCCGTCAAGAGGGACGGACCTCGGAAGATCTAG
- a CDS encoding Cof-type HAD-IIB family hydrolase translates to MNEKKDVIRIMDIKLIALDMDGTLVNHEGEVSPENEQAIQRAKEKGIHVVLSTGRSLFTCRDISDELGRSSYLVTVNGGEIYDHEYNLVDRIPLDIDLVKQLWALKEEHDVYFWSSTSQGLFNSRKPFDRDIESYNWLKFGFDIQDDDVRKVLMDELVKNEALEITNSSPTNIEINPAGVNKAAALVKVCKWLDLSMDQVMAVGDSMNDIAMIREAGFGVAMGNAQEAVKEAADWVTGINTEHGVAQAIDKVLKEMN, encoded by the coding sequence ATGAATGAAAAGAAGGACGTGATAAGAATAATGGATATTAAACTGATTGCACTGGATATGGATGGGACACTCGTCAACCATGAGGGAGAGGTATCTCCTGAAAACGAACAAGCCATTCAGCGGGCAAAGGAAAAGGGAATTCATGTTGTACTGAGTACCGGACGCTCTCTTTTTACATGCAGGGACATTTCAGATGAGCTTGGTCGTTCATCTTACCTTGTCACCGTGAATGGCGGGGAAATCTACGATCATGAATACAATCTTGTAGACCGTATTCCCCTTGATATTGATCTTGTAAAGCAACTATGGGCGCTTAAAGAAGAGCATGATGTATATTTCTGGTCTTCCACTAGCCAAGGCTTATTCAATAGCAGGAAACCTTTTGACCGGGATATCGAATCTTATAATTGGCTGAAGTTTGGCTTTGATATCCAGGATGATGATGTCCGCAAAGTCCTGATGGACGAACTGGTGAAGAATGAAGCACTTGAAATTACGAATTCCTCACCCACCAACATCGAAATCAATCCAGCAGGGGTCAATAAGGCGGCTGCCCTGGTGAAGGTGTGTAAATGGCTGGATCTTTCAATGGATCAAGTCATGGCTGTCGGTGACAGTATGAATGACATCGCGATGATCCGTGAAGCAGGATTCGGTGTGGCCATGGGCAACGCCCAGGAAGCAGTGAAAGAAGCAGCGGACTGGGTGACAGGGATCAATACTGAACACGGTGTCGCTCAGGCAATCGATAAAGTATTGAAGGAAATGAACTGA